In Rickettsia endosymbiont of Lasioglossum villosulum, the DNA window AAAAATTTTATTTTCCCCTACATAAGAAGAGATCATTTTTTTGATTTGTTTAGTTTGAAGAAGTAAACCAAGACCGAAATTATCAACACCGCAATTATTGCTGATAATCGTTAAATTTTGGACGTTGCTCTTAAGTAGGGCATTGATTAGATTTTCAGGGATACCGCATAGACCGAATCCGCCTGACATGATAGTCATGCCGTCATAAAGTAATCCTTCAAGGGCTGCTTCAGCTGAAGGATAGATTTTGTTCATAAATTTTTTATTATTTAATACTTACTATTAAGAAATTATGGGGATTTTCACAATAAGTCAAGAATATTAACAACTTTAACTTATTAAAAAATTTACTTGTTAATTTTATAAATATTATATATAATGCCTTTCTGATAAATTAACAAATATTAATAATTATGAAAATAAGTAAATTAAGTTTAGCCTTTGCTACATGCATTTTGTCAGTAGCAGCAAATGCATCAAGCATAGATAATACCTCATCCAAAAAAGGATATAGTTATGTAGTAACTTATGGTTGCTAATCATGAAATAGGTGGGCATGGTGCTAGAATGAGAGAGTTTGACTTAAAAGTAACAAAGTATAAAGTTAATCCTTTCGATGGATTCACTCAATAATAAGGCAAAAGATTTTGATTCTTTACAGGTTCATAAAAAAGCAGCTATAGATGTTGGAGGAATGCAAGCAAGTTATCTATTATCTGAAAATATTAAAGATAGATATATGAGCAGTAATAAAATTAACCCTACTTATGGTATAGGTTATTTTATAGCAAGGTTAGATCAAGCAACTTATATTTTTGACACTAATTTTAATGAAACTGATAAAAAGGGCAACGATATTAATGCTTATACAAAACTGATGAATAGTATATATGGTAATAATTATATTACCAAAAGCAAAATGCGTTCTTATGCTTATTTAGATTTAATTGATCCATTTTTATTCTATTCTGCTTATTCATTTGTAATGAATACTAATCTTGATAATATTCCAATGATTAATTTAGGAAGAGTAAAATATTTACCAGCTACCAGAGCTATACTTGCTCCATATGGTTTAGAGCGTGGTTTAGTTAATCATTTTGTTATTGACGATAAATATATCCAACTTAATATTAACTACGGAAAAAATCAAAAATTTAAGTCTTATGGCGTTGGATTTAAAGCAAATAACTTAGCAAAATTTGATTTTATTTCTTTAGGTTTAGAAGCTGCTTATTGGAATCAGCCTAAAATGCTAACTGCTACTCCTTTAAAGGAAAAATGTAAAAAAGGTGGCTTTGGAGCTGTTAATTTTGAACTTAGTTTAAATGATACATTTAAAATAGTTGGTTCAGGTGGTTATAAAACAGCAGGATTTATAGAGGGTATGCCTTTAAAATCTTCAGCTATAGTTAGAGCGGGTCTAAAACTGGATTTATAAGCCTTAAAATAATGAGTACCAGAGATGAAAACCGCTTTTCATCTCTGGTACAAATTAAATAATTATTTTTATTATTCTTAAGAGGTATATATAATCATAATATTAAATAATGATATATAATTATATATGCTAACTATTTTAGAGAAATTTTTATTTTCCCCCATCAAAGCTTTTATTAATATTCGTGAAGATACTGCAGCTGCCCTTAAAAGGCTTGGTATTAGTAATATTCGTGATTTGCTATTTTATTCTCCTGTTTCTTATCAAACAAAAACATTATCACCTAATCTAACAGAGGTTAAAGAAGGAGATTTAATTCAAGTAGAAGTAATAATTGAAAGCGTTAATCTACCGAATAAAAGCCATCAGCTGTTAAGAATTACAGCAAGTAATGATACAGGCTCGTTGCTATTAGTATTTTTTCATAAACCACCCCCATTTATTTTTAATAAGCTGAAAGTTGGAACGAAGCATATTATTAGTGGTAAGGTACAATTTTTTGATCATCACTTACAAATTTCTCATCCTGAATTTATCGTTAATCCTAAGCTTACAAAGGAACTAGAACCTATTTATTCTTTGACATACTTAATTAGTAACAAGCAATTATATTCATATATCATAAAAGTAATAGATATGTTTGAAGAGAAATGTAAGAATGTGCAGGATAAAGAGGTAAAGGAATATTTGGATGAAGTGCTAGAGAGCTTGAAAGGGGTGCATGTTCTTCGTCATTGCGAGGAGGCATTTATGCCGACGCGGCAATCTAGTGATGTAAAATCATTAATTTCTGGATTGCCGCAGCCCCTAAAGGGGCTTCGCAATGACGATGTACATAAAAAATCCTTAGCCGCTAAAGAACTCATCGCCAATCAGATATCTCTTTTTAAGGCACGTACGCAAATAGTAGGAAAGCATGGTAATATTTACCCTAAAGCGGAGCAGGTTCAAGCTAATATACTAAATAGTCTTGGGTTTGAGTTAACTTTTTATCAGCAGCAAGTAATAGAAGAGATAGAGAAAGATCAGGCTAGCGGCATTGAGATGATGAGATTATTACAAGGTGATGTTGGATCAGGTAAAACTTTAGTAGCCCTGCTTACCATGACGAATGTAGCAGTTGCGGGGTTTCAATCAACCTTAATGGCACCGACTGACTTACTTGCCAATCAGCATTATGAGTTTTTTATTAGAGCTTTGAAAAATACCGATATAAAAATTGGATTACTTACCGGTAAAATACTTGGCTCGGCTAGAAAAAATATTATGATGCAGCTTGAAAATGGTGAAATTGATATATTAATTGGCACTCACGCTTTATTTCAAGAAAAAGTAAATTTTAAGAAGCTCGGTTATATAGTGATAGATGAGCAGCATAGATTTGGCGTGCAGCAAAGACTTGATCTAATAAGTAAAGGTAAAAATCCCGATGTTTTAGTTATGACCGCAACACCGATTCCAAGAAGTCTTGCTCTTACTATGTTTGGGGATATGACTATATCTAAGCTTCAAGGAAAGCCCAAAAATCGTCTGCCTATTGCAACAAACACCATGTCTATCAATAAAATCGAACATATTATAGAAGCGATAAATAAGAAGCTTGTTGCAGGCGAGCGAATATATTGGATATGTCCATTGATAGAGCAGGCAAAAACCTCCGATGTCATACCGCGGCTCGACCGCAATATCCAAAAAACAACTGATAATGCTAATAATTTTGACTGGATCCCGTGGACAAGCCACGGGATGACATCAGAGGAAGAAGATAGACTATTAATAGATGTAATGAATCGTTTTAATTCGATTGAGAATATTTATGCAGGATGCAGCGGTATTATTCATGGTAAGATGAAAAATGAGCAAAAAGATGCTGTAATGAAGCAATTTAAGGATGGAGAAATTAAGATATTAGTTGCAACAACTGTTATCGAGGTTGGGATAGATGTGCCTGAAGCAACATTAATTATTATTGAGAATGCCGAAAGGTTTGGACTTGCTCAGCTCCATCAGCTGAGAGGTAGAGTAGGGCGTGGTAGTTTACAATCATATTGTATATTGCTATATAATCCTAAAAGACTTGGTAAAGTTGGGCGTGGTAGATTTGAGATAATGAAACAAACTAATGACGGATTTTATATTGCCGAGCAGGACTTAAAACTTCGTGGTAGTGGTGAGATTTTAGGTGTAAAGCAAAGCGGTGAGATGGATTTTTTCTTTGCTGATTTAGCAAGAGATTATGACCTGTTACTTAAAGCTAATAAGTTTGCTGAAATAGGTGCAAATGGTAATGCAGAGTTTATTGATTTCCAAATTAAACTATTTGCAAAATCGCAGATTAGCGAGTTTGTATAACTGATTGTCATTGCGAGGAGTGTAGCTTTGATGCAATCCCAGGACATTCTCATAAGATTGCCACGCCACTTTCAGTGGCTCGCAATGACGAGTTATATAAAATTTATTTGCTTTTTTCTCTGAATATTGTTAGTATTACTGCGATTATACTGGCTGGGTAGCAAAGTGGTAATGCCGTGGACTGCAAATCCTCTATTCGTCGGTTCGATTCCGACCCTAGCCTCCATCTAAAATTAAAAATTTTATGGAATTTATTTCACAATTCCTAGAAATGTTACTCGCTGAGCGAGCATTATCAAAAAATTCCATACTTAGTTATAAGCGTGATTTATTAGATTTTCATAATTATCTTGCCAAGCAAAAATTATCAGAATTAAATATTACTACTGACAATATTAGAAATTGGGTTGAGTATCTAGCAGAAAATGGTTTGCAAGCTCGTTCTATTAACCGAAAAATATCAACTATAAAAAGTTATTATGAATTTTTAATTAGTGAAAACCATACTAACTTAAATCCTTTACTAAATATAGATTTACCAAAATATCAAAATAAACTTCCTGAAATATTATCTATAGATGATATTAAATCATTGCTTGAATATTGCTCGCAAGATACTTCACCTGAAGGTATCCGGCTTAATGCAATGATCCACTTGCTGTATGCTAGCGGTCTTAGAGTCTCAGAGCTTGTTAGCCTTAAACTCAGCGATATTTTAAGTAATAAAGTGTCAAGAGAGGTAAAAAAAATATTTTCCGTACTTGGTAAAGGTAATAAAGAAAGAATTATAGTAATAAATGAGCCGGCTATTAATAGTCTTGTTAAATATTTAGCAGTTAGAGATAACTTTGTAAATAAAACAAAACCAAAAAATCTTATTTACTTATTCCCTTCTTCATCTGCTGCCGGTTACATGACTAGGCAAAATTTTGCTATCCTCTTAAAATCGGCTGCTCTTTACGCTGGGCTTAATCCTGAGCATATTTCCCCGCACGTATTGCGTCATAGCTTTGCAAGCCATTTGCTTGAGGGCGGAGCGGATTTACGTGTTATTCAAGAGCTATTAGGTCATGCTGATATCTCTACTACTCAAATTTACACTCATCTTCAAACCAACCATCTTAAAAAAGCATTGTTACATCATCCCCTCAGTAAAAATTAAAATATTTTAATTATTGTATAAAATTCTTGCTAATATTTACTAACTATGCATAATACGCTTTTTTGATATTCAAGGAGGATAAATGAAATTTACTAAATTTTTTTGTATAACAGTTGAGAGTGATGATAATGAGTATGATATAAATTATATTGCAGAACATATAATTTATAATAGTAAAAGCAAGAAAATTACGTTAGAAGATTTACAAGAACTACAAAAACTATCAAATTTACCGAAACATATAAAACAATTATTTCTATTGAATTTAGAAAGTAAAATATCTGATGAAAGGTTACATAGTCTTAACGAAAAAATAATGGAGCATGCTGTGGGTTTATCTGTTTCTGAAGATCTAAGTTTTTTTCTACGCAAATCAGATGATTCTATATTACGTAACTTACTTTATTTAGAGGCAATAAGAAATAATTTTACCGCTGAATTTAATGAAGAAGGAGATCTAACAATTAATTTTCCTAATTCAATATTGCAGCTTTATAAACTATTAGTTAATAATTTTTATTTGAAAAAGTTTAAAGATGATGAAACTCAGAAAAAAATATATAATTTATATCAAAAAAATTTAAAAGATGAAAGTAAAGATGAGTTAGAAAATCATTATGTTAAACAGAGCTTAGCAGAAAGTACAATGTGTTTATTTATAAGTAAATATATTAATGAGCATGATCTAAATAAAGTATTTAAGTTGCCTATATTTAAACGCAAATTAGATAATTCATTAGAATTAGGATATCCAGACAATAAAGATACTAGAGTAATAGTAGTTAATAAAGTATTAAATGATATAGATAGTATTTATATTAGTAATTTAGCATCTTCAGATATTTTAGAATCAGTAATGTATAGTAAATTAGATGATGAAATAATTACAGTAAAAGTTTTAGGAACTATTGAAACAGAATTATGACCTACGAGCTACTATCCTAAAATTTTAGTGATATAGTCAGTAAAAATTCATGGTAATTAGTTTATTACATATTTAATATAATTGTGTCATTAAGTTATTACCATATATGTTAAAAGAATCAAAGAAGAATCAAAATTCTATTACAAATAAAAATCTAGCAGATTTAGTTATTGAAGAATTAGAAAATGAGAATTTTGATTTAAAAGTTTTAGAAAAAATACAGCAAGCCTTTAGTACTGCAAGTAAGCAAAAGCAGAGAGAAGCTTTTATATCTATTATAAATACAAATCTTAAAAATAATCAGTTACATAAATTAAATAGGGCAGTAATGGAACATGCAAGCGAGCTAATGCCGGTTAATGACCCGAATTTTGTTTGTCGTACTACTGATAATAAAATTTGGGGAGAATTATTATTATTAGAGGCAAAACGTCATGGTATGAAAGCCGAACTTAACTCCAAGTTAGAACTACAGCCTCTTAATATCAAAAATATACCTCAAGAAATATTAAACCATTATTTCGTTCTCAAACAAAAATTTTATCCCCAAAGGGATTCCAAAGACTCAATAGATAGTAGGATTGCTCAAAGTATTAATTTTCTGCTATATGCTCCTCTTTTTCGAGAAATAAAAGAATATGAGAAGTTATCTGATATGGATAAACTGATCGCAGAAAGTAACATACGAAACCCTAACGGCAAATATGTTCAAAATTTGGTAGAGAAAAAATTAGCAGCATATATAGAAAAGCATTCTAATACTCAAGAAAAATACGAGAATAAAAAAAATGAAGAAAAAGAAGCTGAAATATCTTCAATAATTGAAACATCAATAGGAAAGTTAGAGCAAAATAAAAAAATAGCTATTGAAGGTCAACAACGAGAGAAAATTAAGAGACGTATATCTAGATTTTTAGAAGAATTTTCAATTGAATTACTAACTTCTAACAAAAAAAAGTTAGTAGATATAATCCATCAAGAGCTTTATCAAAAAAGATCTGTATGGTCAAAAATAGTTAATTATTGCGGTATAAAATATTATAAGATTTCAAAAGAAAACCTTAAAAATATAAAAGAAGTAATAGGTAGTAAAATTTGTTACTTTACTATGAAACCAGAAGTAAGAAAGCAGTTAGAGCAGCTTTCAAAGCAGCTACATAAATCAGGTGCAGTAATATCTTCAGTTGATAAAGATAAGCAGAAAAACCTAAAAGAATTAAAGGAAAATTTTAAAGAATTGAAGAAATTAAAAAATCCAGTATTGCCGTCGAAAATTAAACAAACTAAATCTAAAACAAAAGCAAATCCTCCCCTGCCTAAAATCTAGAGCTTTTTATTTATGCTATACCAGAAAGACGTGAGCAAGACTTAAAAAGGTGAGAAAACCTAAAGCATCGGTTAGGGTAGTCAGAAAGACGCCAGAGCCAGCAGCTGGGTCAATATCGAAATAGTGCAGTAATATCGGAATAGCAGAGCCAAATAACCCTGCTACCAGAAAGTTTAAGATTACAGCAATAGCAAAAATTACGCTAAGATTAAGGTCCATCAGCATCACAAAGCTAAGTCCTGCACCGATGATTGCTAGCACAAAGCCGTTAAAACCCGATACGGCTATTTCTTTCAAGATTATTTTACTTACGTTACTATAATGAATATCTTTATTGGCAAGTGCTCTAACCGTAACTGTCATAACTTGCGTACCTGCATTGCCGCCCATAGAGGCTACAATAGGCATAGTAGCTGCAAGTGTTACAAGCTTTGCAATAGTATCATTAAAATGATTAATAATAAGCGAAGTCATGCAAGCGGTAATCAGATTAACAAATAACCATGGAAAACGATGTTTTACAGTGTAAAAGAAGTTAAAGAAAGTATCTTGTGTATGCACACCGCTTAGCGATAATATATCCTTTTCGGCTTGTTCTTCAATAATATAGATTATATTGTCAATAGATACGCTACCAATTAATTTACCATTTTTATTGACTACTGGTACTATAGTTAAAGCATATTGTTTAAAAATGAAACTAAGTTCATTTAAATCGGTGAAACTATCAGCCAGTTTAAAATCTTTACTCATTAAATTTTTCACCAATTCATTTTTTTCATGCTTAATTAAAGTACTAAGCGAGATGATACCGATAGGACGCAGTTTATTGTCTGTAACAATAGCAGCGTGGAAGTCATTTTTGACAGTTTTTATAAAATTTAACGACTCTTTAACAGTCCAATTTTCTTGAAGATTAACAAAGTCTCGCTCTATTACCCTTCCTACTGTATTTTCTGGATATGTACACCCAATAGTGATTTGATGTTTTTTTTCTTTAGAAAGATTGCTTAATATTAAATCTTTAATATCATCATCTAAGTCAATTACAACTTCAATAGCATCTTCTATATCTAGCTTATCAATTAATTCTGCTGATTTTTTTATGCCAAGAGTTTCTATTATTAAAGGTTTGCTGTAAGCATTTAGTGAAACTAAAGTTTCAGGTTTGATTTTGTCTTGTAGTAGTGGAATGATTATTTTGTAGATTTTAGGACTTAAATTATCTAAGAAATCAGCTAAATCAGCATAATGAAGTTCTGCAAGCCTACTAGCCGCAGCATTATAATTATGATCTTCTAATAAATCATTAATTTGATCAAAAATTTCAGCAAATTGATCATGATGATCAGGTAATATGCTTTTGAACATACTGAAATTAGGCATAATCCCTTACCTATAGTCAATTGATTTGAACGCATGTAGCAGGTTGTTCGTCGTCTTGCCTATTATTATAAGCTCTACCCTCACGCCTGTCACAAAATTCAACTGAATTGACTATAATAGTCTGGCTTGCAGACTTATTTAATTATAATTATTTACTGGTTAGCTAGGTTTGACGTAGAATGGTGTACGATTTGTTAATCAATATAAATTACAGAACAAAAATAAGCAATAGTTTTTTAACTATGCTCAATAATAGAACCTCGTTTATCTACTCTTTAAATTTATTAGATATATACTTATAATAGAAAAGCTTGTATAATGCTCCCTTATTAGTTACAATAATAAAATTATGTCAGATAGAAAAGAGCATGATAAGTTTTTTCAGCAAGCTTTAGCAAATCCATTAATAGCTAAAGAATTCTTTGAGGAATATTTACCAACTGAAATAAAAGTTTTATTCTTACCCTCTACTTTGAAATTGAAAAATGATAGTTTTATAGAGCCAAGCTTAAAAGAAACTATTACAGATGTTTTATATTCTGCTAAAATTAATAATAGAGATGGTTATATATACATTTTGTGTGAACACCAAAGTAGTTCCGACCCTCTTATGGCTTTTCGCCTGTTTAAATATATGTTAAATATTGCTGAAAGACACTTAAATTCGCATCCCGATTCTAAAAAGTTTCCTTTTATATATCCGTTAGTATATTCAAATGATCATAAAAAATATACTGCTCCTTTAAATTTGTGGGATTTATTTGAAAATAGCGAGTTGGTAAAAGAAACTTGGAGCAACGATTATCAACTAATCAACTTGTTTGATATTCCTGATGAACAATTAAAAGAAAGATCTTGGCTTGCTCCTTTACAAATTCTAATGAAATATATAAATGAGCCTGATTTATTACCAAGATGGAAACAACTAGCCGATACTTTATCGGTGTTTGCTGACTCTAATAGTGGAGTCGATCATATAAAATCAGCTATATCGTATACTTTGACTAAAATAAAAGAAGATGATAAAATAGAATTAGAAAAAATACTTAAATCACATTTAAATCCTAAATTAGGAGCAAATATTATGGGAAGTTTAGCACATCACTGGGAGCAACAAGGTATTGAAAAAGAAAGAGCCAAAAGTAAAATAAAGTTAGAAGCTAAATTAAAAAAAGAAAAATTTACTATAGCTAAAAAGATGCTAATAGATAAAGAACCTATAGCAAAAATTATAAAATACACTGATTTAAAAAAAGAAGAAATTGAGAAGTTAAAGTAAATTTAAAAGTCAATGATATGGTGCGGTCGAGAAGACTTGAACTTCCAATCTTTTTACAGAACAGCACCCTCAATGCTGCGCGTCTACCAATTTCGCCACGACCGCTTAAAGCTTCTTATATAACAGATTATTAGTATAACATCAATAGTATTTGTTATGACCGTCATTGCGAGGAGATTCGCAGAATCGACTTGGCAATCTCAGGAGTATCATACTATTTTACGAGATTGCCGCACTCGCTTTGCTCGCTCGCAATGACGTCATCAAGACAAACTTACTACAAAACTTGGCATAACCGATTGTTTTTCAGCTGCTTTTCTTAAATTAGATAGCTTATCATCAATATTATCAAACTCGAGGTGATAATCTCTAGAATTACCTGTTAAAACTAAACATGAATCTATGCCAAGCCAATTAGCTGCAAGTATATCAGTATAAAAAGTATCGCCTATCATTAATATACGATTCTTAGTTACACTAGGACATTCTTGTAAAACTTTGCTATATATCTCTTCGTAAGGTTTACCGCTATAGATTACTTTACCGCCTAGCTGTATTATTTTCTGAGCATAATAACCGCTACAATATCTATAAATTCCGTGTTGATTTATCCCAAGGTCAGGATTAGCACAAATATTGACTATCTTGCGTTCTACGACAATTTTAAATAGCTCATCAAATTCGTTTAAATCTAAATTTTTACTTTCATCTCTATAAATTGTCATTAGGAGAATATTAGCTTTTTGAATATCATCAGTGATAGGGCACTGTATGCCGTTTATGATATCATTTTCTAGATGACCTAAATGATATATTATCGGCTTTTCAATACCAAAACGCTCTTTACTCTCTAAAATCATCTGTACAGCTACTTCACCAGAGCTAATAATCATTTCTGGCTTAGCATTTAATCCCCAAGATTTGAGTGTCTGATGTAGAGAGAAAATATTTCGTGGAGCATTAGTAACAAAATATACTTTTTTCTGCTCAATAATTTTATTAATATTCTGCACAACATTAGGGTAGGTGTGACCGCCTTCGACTATTACGCCCCAAAGATCAAACAAAAATACGTCATAATCATCCATCACATCAAAAATATTTTTTAACTTTAATTTATCCATTGTTATCTCATCATATTTACATTTACTAATCTGATAAGTTCCGTTATAGTTATTTTTATTGTCTCTAGCAACAAATAAAAGTATACTCGTTTTATTTGAAAAATTGGCTACGTTGTCTTTTGCTGATAATCCTCACGTATTAAGTATACGCTGCGGTTATCAGCTTCAAGCCGCCTTGCTCTTTTCCAAATAAAACTTCGTCTACTAGCTTTTTATTTATCTTAATAATATAATATGTCGGAATTTGAAGAAAAGTTGAATGAATCATCATATGGTGCTGATTCTATTAAGGTTTTAAAGGGTCTTGAAGCTGTAAGAAAAAGACCAGGAATGTATATCGGTGATGTCGGTGACGGATCTGGTTTACATCATATGATTTATGAGGTAGTCGATAATGCTATCGATGAAGCATTAGCCGGTTATTGTGATTTAGTAAGAGTCGTTTTAAATAAAAACGGCTCGGTAACCGTATCTGATAATGGGCGAGGTATACCTGTTGAGATTCATGAGGAAGAAGGTATATCGGCAGCTGAAGTAATTATGACGCAGCTACATGCCGGTGGTAAGTTTGATCAGAATTCTTATAAGGTTTCTGGTGGTTTGCACGGTGTTGGTGTGTCGGTCGTAAATGCTCTTTCTGATTGGCTTGAGCTACGTATTTGGCGTAATAATACAGAGCATCTTATTAGATTTAATAACGGGATAACAGAAGCACCGCTTGCAGTTATTAAAGAAAATGTAGACAAAAAAGGTACAGAAGTTACTTTCTTCCCATCAGTAGAAACCTTTACTAATATAGAATTCGATTTCAATATAATAGAACATCGTCTTCGTGAGCTTGCTTTCCTAAATTCTGGAGTAAAGATTTTACTAACAGATAATAGATTTGAAGAGGTAAAAGAAGTAGAATTTTATTATACAGGCGGAATTGAAGCTTACGTAAAATATTTAGATCGTGCAAAACACGCTGTTCATTCATGTATCGTAGTTAATGCAGATAATACTGAATCTGGTATAAGCCTTGAGCTTGCTATGCATTGGAATGATTCTTATCATGAGAATATATTGTGTTTTACCAATAATATTAGACAACGTGATGGCGGAACTCACCTTAGTGCATTTAAATCAGGGATAACACGTGTTATTACCGCTTATCTTGAAAATACCGGTCTTAATAAAAAAGCGAAAAATGCTTTTAGTGGAGAAGATACTAGGGAAGGGTTATGCTGCATACTTTCTGTTAAAGTGCCTGATCCTAAATTTTCCTCCCAAACTAAAGATAAGCTGGTAAGTTCTGAAGTAAGACCGATTGTTGAAAATGCTGTTTATACGAAAGTTCTTGAGTGGTTTGAAGAACATCCAGCCGACGCAAAGCTCATTATAAACAAAATTATGGAGGCAGCTAATGCTCGTGAAGCTGCTAGAAAAGCAAGAGAATTAACTAGAAGAAAATCAGTATTAGAAGTATCGAACTTGCCAGGTAAGCTTGCAGATTGTCATGCCAAAGATCCGGCAGTTTCTGAATTATTTATAGTAGAGGGAGACTCAGCGGGTGGTACAGCAAAGCAGGGTAGGGATAGCAAAATTCAAGCTATATTGCCTCTGCGT includes these proteins:
- the xerD gene encoding site-specific tyrosine recombinase XerD: MEFISQFLEMLLAERALSKNSILSYKRDLLDFHNYLAKQKLSELNITTDNIRNWVEYLAENGLQARSINRKISTIKSYYEFLISENHTNLNPLLNIDLPKYQNKLPEILSIDDIKSLLEYCSQDTSPEGIRLNAMIHLLYASGLRVSELVSLKLSDILSNKVSREVKKIFSVLGKGNKERIIVINEPAINSLVKYLAVRDNFVNKTKPKNLIYLFPSSSAAGYMTRQNFAILLKSAALYAGLNPEHISPHVLRHSFASHLLEGGADLRVIQELLGHADISTTQIYTHLQTNHLKKALLHHPLSKN
- a CDS encoding DUF5410 family protein; the encoded protein is MKFTKFFCITVESDDNEYDINYIAEHIIYNSKSKKITLEDLQELQKLSNLPKHIKQLFLLNLESKISDERLHSLNEKIMEHAVGLSVSEDLSFFLRKSDDSILRNLLYLEAIRNNFTAEFNEEGDLTINFPNSILQLYKLLVNNFYLKKFKDDETQKKIYNLYQKNLKDESKDELENHYVKQSLAESTMCLFISKYINEHDLNKVFKLPIFKRKLDNSLELGYPDNKDTRVIVVNKVLNDIDSIYISNLASSDILESVMYSKLDDEIITVKVLGTIETEL
- a CDS encoding DUF5410 family protein gives rise to the protein MLKESKKNQNSITNKNLADLVIEELENENFDLKVLEKIQQAFSTASKQKQREAFISIINTNLKNNQLHKLNRAVMEHASELMPVNDPNFVCRTTDNKIWGELLLLEAKRHGMKAELNSKLELQPLNIKNIPQEILNHYFVLKQKFYPQRDSKDSIDSRIAQSINFLLYAPLFREIKEYEKLSDMDKLIAESNIRNPNGKYVQNLVEKKLAAYIEKHSNTQEKYENKKNEEKEAEISSIIETSIGKLEQNKKIAIEGQQREKIKRRISRFLEEFSIELLTSNKKKLVDIIHQELYQKRSVWSKIVNYCGIKYYKISKENLKNIKEVIGSKICYFTMKPEVRKQLEQLSKQLHKSGAVISSVDKDKQKNLKELKENFKELKKLKNPVLPSKIKQTKSKTKANPPLPKI
- the mgtE gene encoding magnesium transporter, yielding MPNFSMFKSILPDHHDQFAEIFDQINDLLEDHNYNAAASRLAELHYADLADFLDNLSPKIYKIIIPLLQDKIKPETLVSLNAYSKPLIIETLGIKKSAELIDKLDIEDAIEVVIDLDDDIKDLILSNLSKEKKHQITIGCTYPENTVGRVIERDFVNLQENWTVKESLNFIKTVKNDFHAAIVTDNKLRPIGIISLSTLIKHEKNELVKNLMSKDFKLADSFTDLNELSFIFKQYALTIVPVVNKNGKLIGSVSIDNIIYIIEEQAEKDILSLSGVHTQDTFFNFFYTVKHRFPWLFVNLITACMTSLIINHFNDTIAKLVTLAATMPIVASMGGNAGTQVMTVTVRALANKDIHYSNVSKIILKEIAVSGFNGFVLAIIGAGLSFVMLMDLNLSVIFAIAVILNFLVAGLFGSAIPILLHYFDIDPAAGSGVFLTTLTDALGFLTFLSLAHVFLV
- a CDS encoding Rpn family recombination-promoting nuclease/putative transposase; the protein is MSDRKEHDKFFQQALANPLIAKEFFEEYLPTEIKVLFLPSTLKLKNDSFIEPSLKETITDVLYSAKINNRDGYIYILCEHQSSSDPLMAFRLFKYMLNIAERHLNSHPDSKKFPFIYPLVYSNDHKKYTAPLNLWDLFENSELVKETWSNDYQLINLFDIPDEQLKERSWLAPLQILMKYINEPDLLPRWKQLADTLSVFADSNSGVDHIKSAISYTLTKIKEDDKIELEKILKSHLNPKLGANIMGSLAHHWEQQGIEKERAKSKIKLEAKLKKEKFTIAKKMLIDKEPIAKIIKYTDLKKEEIEKLK
- a CDS encoding TIGR01459 family HAD-type hydrolase; this translates as MDKLKLKNIFDVMDDYDVFLFDLWGVIVEGGHTYPNVVQNINKIIEQKKVYFVTNAPRNIFSLHQTLKSWGLNAKPEMIISSGEVAVQMILESKERFGIEKPIIYHLGHLENDIINGIQCPITDDIQKANILLMTIYRDESKNLDLNEFDELFKIVVERKIVNICANPDLGINQHGIYRYCSGYYAQKIIQLGGKVIYSGKPYEEIYSKVLQECPSVTKNRILMIGDTFYTDILAANWLGIDSCLVLTGNSRDYHLEFDNIDDKLSNLRKAAEKQSVMPSFVVSLS
- the gyrB gene encoding DNA topoisomerase (ATP-hydrolyzing) subunit B — protein: MSEFEEKLNESSYGADSIKVLKGLEAVRKRPGMYIGDVGDGSGLHHMIYEVVDNAIDEALAGYCDLVRVVLNKNGSVTVSDNGRGIPVEIHEEEGISAAEVIMTQLHAGGKFDQNSYKVSGGLHGVGVSVVNALSDWLELRIWRNNTEHLIRFNNGITEAPLAVIKENVDKKGTEVTFFPSVETFTNIEFDFNIIEHRLRELAFLNSGVKILLTDNRFEEVKEVEFYYTGGIEAYVKYLDRAKHAVHSCIVVNADNTESGISLELAMHWNDSYHENILCFTNNIRQRDGGTHLSAFKSGITRVITAYLENTGLNKKAKNAFSGEDTREGLCCILSVKVPDPKFSSQTKDKLVSSEVRPIVENAVYTKVLEWFEEHPADAKLIINKIMEAANAREAARKARELTRRKSVLEVSNLPGKLADCHAKDPAVSELFIVEGDSAGGTAKQGRDSKIQAILPLRGKILNVERARFDKMLGSDQIGTLITALGTGVDNREFSLEKLRYHKVIIMTDADVDGSHIRTLLLTFFYRHMPELINKGYLYIAQPPLYKVKKGASELYLKNEQALQDYLVKSAISDATLTLDNKEQLANENLEELMSKVIKFNSLLDHASKKFNRSITEILAINDLLNNKIFNDESDSRLKKALNALNSLEQSPDKTDWEVLKHENKIEFFRFSRGLKERKILLREQLESFEFINISKLALTIFDIFNKQLKLVVKNQEFDILTPSILLNTIIDCGKKGISVQRFKGLGEMNSDQLWDTTLNPERRTLLQVRVAEIDEAEGIFSTLMGDVVEPRRQFIQSNALNVVNLDV